A DNA window from Theobroma cacao cultivar B97-61/B2 chromosome 5, Criollo_cocoa_genome_V2, whole genome shotgun sequence contains the following coding sequences:
- the LOC108662002 gene encoding NAC domain-containing protein 67-like: MYSLGVVFDPSDRDIVSHYLPMLISGESMSSLGDLQYVIGFADIYSTKPSVFFDVNNGNGLPFLKSNQRFIFTHRQRISKKNANGKRPRRILESHHYDEKLGVGDSGGYWRSSTAEKPILDEQQKEIGFVRTLNFFEFEDAKKSRKDATKTRWLMHEYRLPGDTFQEWVICKIKDTSRSPHDEYSDSIWEKELFGKLLLPHSDENHDHQDEYQSQIQSSTVFNDGNLPSYEVDQLLDDDPFKEVDQLLEINDDNQIQTQSFTVFNNGNLPRYEVDQLLYAHEKEISKDDDPFKEVDQLLEINDDSQIADYPFKEMEQLLGMNDNDPIADVDEALATMNSYYLSDLLD; this comes from the coding sequence ATGTATTCCCTAGGCGTGGTTTTTGATCCTTCTGATCGAGACATCGTTTCCCACTATCTCCCCATGTTGATTTCTGGTGAATCAATGAGCAGTTTAGGTGATTTGCAGTACGTGATTGGTTTTGCGGACATCTATTCCACCAAACCAAGTGTCTTTTTTGATGTTAACAACGGGAATGGTCTTCCCTTCTTGAAAAGCAACCAGCGATTCATCTTTACCCACCGTCAGAGGATTTCCAAGAAGAACGCAAATGGAAAACGACCTAGAAGGATTCTTGAAAGTCATCATTACGACGAAAAGCTTGGAGTTGGAGACAGTGGTGGATATTGGAGATCTTCAACCGCTGAGAAGCCTATACTTGATGAGCAGCAAAAGGAAATAGGGTTCGTCAGAACCCTTAACTTTTTTGAGTTCGAGGATGCGAAAAAAAGTCGAAAGGATGCCACCAAAACTAGGTGGTTAATGCATGAGTATCGTCTTCCCGGGGACACGTTCCAAGAATGGGTTATCTGCAAGATCAAAGACACCTCTCGTTCTCCACATGATGAATATTCTGATTCTATTTGGGAGAAAGAGTTGTTCGGAAAATTATTGTTGCCGCATTCAGATGAGAATCATGATCATCAAGACGAATATCAGTCTCAGATTCAGTCATCTACTGTTTTCAATGATGGAAATCTACCAAGTTATGAAGTTGATCAGCTACTAGATGATGACCCTTTTAAAGAGGTGGACCAGCTATTGGAGATCAACGACGACAATCAGATTCAAACTCAGTCATTCACCGTTTTTAATAACGGAAACCTACCACGTTATGAAGTTGATCAACTACTGTATGCACATGAGAAGGAAATATCAAAAGATGATGACCCTTTTAAGGAAGTGGACCAGCTATTGGAGATCAACGACGACAGTCAGATTGCTGATTACCCCTTCAAGGAGATGGAGCAGTTACTGGGAATGAACGACAATGATCCGATTGCTGACGTAGATGAGGCATTGGCCACGATGAATTCCTATTATTTGTCGGACTTACTCGACTAG